The following are encoded in a window of Gossypium raimondii isolate GPD5lz chromosome 13, ASM2569854v1, whole genome shotgun sequence genomic DNA:
- the LOC105784170 gene encoding protein IN CHLOROPLAST ATPASE BIOGENESIS, chloroplastic isoform X3, with the protein MLQTRGETIVSPGSRHGLIPLAIPLSENMSGSMTALLRWPTAPPGMEMPVVEVRKHGVWLLANNVDQYIHRILVEEDADESHGSNGELFHASSEAGKKLYTRGDFAESKISNLDGYLLKKVGLFPDLLERKVMRHFEEGDQVSALVTGEFYTKKDLFPGFGRPFVFNAEILLKVGRASEAKDSARVALKSPWWTLGCTYQDVASIAQWEDEQIEYIKEKVSEEGRQEDLKKGKALAQVALDEAAFLLDLASIDGTWGDYLDRIAECYKEAGLGEIANFILYRD; encoded by the exons ATGCTTCAAACTAGAG GTGAAACCATAGTTTCTCCAGGATCAAGGCACGGGTTAATCCCCCTTGCCATTCCTCTTTCAGAAAATATGTCAG GTTCTATGACTGCTTTGCTGCGGTGGCCAACTGCTCCACCTGG AATGGAGATGCCAGTTGTGGAAGTTCGCAAGCATGGGGTGTGGCTTCTAGCCAACAAT GTAGATCAATATATCCATAGAATCCTAGTTGAAGAAGATGCTGATGAATCACATGGAAGTAATGGTGAATTATTTCATGCTTCATCTGAGGCTGGCAAGAAACTCTATACTAGGGGTGATTTTGCTGAATCAAAAATCTCCAATCTTGATGGTTATCTCTTGAAAAAG GTTGGACTGTTTCCAGATTTGTTGGAGCGAAAAGTTATGCGACATTTTGAGGAAGGGGATCAA GTTTCTGCTTTGGTGACAGGGGAATTCTATACAAAGAAGGATCTCTTTCCTGGATTTGGAAGGCCTTTTGTATTTAATGCAGAGATTTTGCTTAA AGTAGGGCGCGCATCAGAGGCAAAAGATTCTGCAAGGGTGGCTTTGAAATCACCATGGTGGACTTTAGGCTGCACATATCAG GATGTTGCCAGTATTGCACAGTGGGAGGATGAGCAAATCGAGTACATCAAAGAGAAGGTGTCGGAAGAAGGTAGACAAGAAGACTTGAAGAAAGGGAAGGCTTTGGCTCAG GTAGCATTAGATGAGGCTGCTTTTCTGCTGGATTTAGCTTCCATTGATGGAACTTGGGGGGACTATCTGGACCGCATCGCAGAATGTTACAAAGAGGCTGGTCTCGGTGAAattgcaaattttattttgtatagaGATTAA
- the LOC105784170 gene encoding protein IN CHLOROPLAST ATPASE BIOGENESIS, chloroplastic isoform X2 has translation MKAGLLGMLHSPPCATSVPLRHVRARVTCSSSSGETIVSPGSRHGLIPLAIPLSENMSGSMTALLRWPTAPPGMEMPVVEVRKHGVWLLANNVDQYIHRILVEEDADESHGSNGELFHASSEAGKKLYTRGDFAESKISNLDGYLLKKVGLFPDLLERKVMRHFEEGDQVSALVTGEFYTKKDLFPGFGRPFVFNAEILLKVGRASEAKDSARVALKSPWWTLGCTYQDVASIAQWEDEQIEYIKEKVSEEGRQEDLKKGKALAQVALDEAAFLLDLASIDGTWGDYLDRIAECYKEAGLGEIANFILYRD, from the exons ATGAAGGCTGGGCTGCTGGGAATGCTGCACTCACCTCCTTGTGCTACCTCAGTTCCTCTCCGTCATGTTAGAGCCAGGGTTACTTGTTCTTCTTCCTCTG GTGAAACCATAGTTTCTCCAGGATCAAGGCACGGGTTAATCCCCCTTGCCATTCCTCTTTCAGAAAATATGTCAG GTTCTATGACTGCTTTGCTGCGGTGGCCAACTGCTCCACCTGG AATGGAGATGCCAGTTGTGGAAGTTCGCAAGCATGGGGTGTGGCTTCTAGCCAACAAT GTAGATCAATATATCCATAGAATCCTAGTTGAAGAAGATGCTGATGAATCACATGGAAGTAATGGTGAATTATTTCATGCTTCATCTGAGGCTGGCAAGAAACTCTATACTAGGGGTGATTTTGCTGAATCAAAAATCTCCAATCTTGATGGTTATCTCTTGAAAAAG GTTGGACTGTTTCCAGATTTGTTGGAGCGAAAAGTTATGCGACATTTTGAGGAAGGGGATCAA GTTTCTGCTTTGGTGACAGGGGAATTCTATACAAAGAAGGATCTCTTTCCTGGATTTGGAAGGCCTTTTGTATTTAATGCAGAGATTTTGCTTAA AGTAGGGCGCGCATCAGAGGCAAAAGATTCTGCAAGGGTGGCTTTGAAATCACCATGGTGGACTTTAGGCTGCACATATCAG GATGTTGCCAGTATTGCACAGTGGGAGGATGAGCAAATCGAGTACATCAAAGAGAAGGTGTCGGAAGAAGGTAGACAAGAAGACTTGAAGAAAGGGAAGGCTTTGGCTCAG GTAGCATTAGATGAGGCTGCTTTTCTGCTGGATTTAGCTTCCATTGATGGAACTTGGGGGGACTATCTGGACCGCATCGCAGAATGTTACAAAGAGGCTGGTCTCGGTGAAattgcaaattttattttgtatagaGATTAA
- the LOC105784170 gene encoding protein IN CHLOROPLAST ATPASE BIOGENESIS, chloroplastic isoform X1: MKAGLLGMLHSPPCATSVPLRHVRARVTCSSSSGHVSFIKDVAATQPPENLQHLLKMLQTRGETIVSPGSRHGLIPLAIPLSENMSGSMTALLRWPTAPPGMEMPVVEVRKHGVWLLANNVDQYIHRILVEEDADESHGSNGELFHASSEAGKKLYTRGDFAESKISNLDGYLLKKVGLFPDLLERKVMRHFEEGDQVSALVTGEFYTKKDLFPGFGRPFVFNAEILLKVGRASEAKDSARVALKSPWWTLGCTYQDVASIAQWEDEQIEYIKEKVSEEGRQEDLKKGKALAQVALDEAAFLLDLASIDGTWGDYLDRIAECYKEAGLGEIANFILYRD; encoded by the exons ATGAAGGCTGGGCTGCTGGGAATGCTGCACTCACCTCCTTGTGCTACCTCAGTTCCTCTCCGTCATGTTAGAGCCAGGGTTACTTGTTCTTCTTCCTCTG GCCATGTATCATTCATTAAAGATGTAGCTGCTACTCAACCACCTGAGAATCTTCAGCACTTGCTTAAAATGCTTCAAACTAGAG GTGAAACCATAGTTTCTCCAGGATCAAGGCACGGGTTAATCCCCCTTGCCATTCCTCTTTCAGAAAATATGTCAG GTTCTATGACTGCTTTGCTGCGGTGGCCAACTGCTCCACCTGG AATGGAGATGCCAGTTGTGGAAGTTCGCAAGCATGGGGTGTGGCTTCTAGCCAACAAT GTAGATCAATATATCCATAGAATCCTAGTTGAAGAAGATGCTGATGAATCACATGGAAGTAATGGTGAATTATTTCATGCTTCATCTGAGGCTGGCAAGAAACTCTATACTAGGGGTGATTTTGCTGAATCAAAAATCTCCAATCTTGATGGTTATCTCTTGAAAAAG GTTGGACTGTTTCCAGATTTGTTGGAGCGAAAAGTTATGCGACATTTTGAGGAAGGGGATCAA GTTTCTGCTTTGGTGACAGGGGAATTCTATACAAAGAAGGATCTCTTTCCTGGATTTGGAAGGCCTTTTGTATTTAATGCAGAGATTTTGCTTAA AGTAGGGCGCGCATCAGAGGCAAAAGATTCTGCAAGGGTGGCTTTGAAATCACCATGGTGGACTTTAGGCTGCACATATCAG GATGTTGCCAGTATTGCACAGTGGGAGGATGAGCAAATCGAGTACATCAAAGAGAAGGTGTCGGAAGAAGGTAGACAAGAAGACTTGAAGAAAGGGAAGGCTTTGGCTCAG GTAGCATTAGATGAGGCTGCTTTTCTGCTGGATTTAGCTTCCATTGATGGAACTTGGGGGGACTATCTGGACCGCATCGCAGAATGTTACAAAGAGGCTGGTCTCGGTGAAattgcaaattttattttgtatagaGATTAA
- the LOC105783318 gene encoding filament-like plant protein 7 isoform X1, producing MEAWVFASKIKVMDQKTWLWRKKSSLKRIDEEVQMPDSGRDRIVKNLNEKLASVLLDCHAKEDVVTENVQMIQESNAGREKAEEADVTLLKEGIDEALRQGKMADEKLAHSDAAMKASSEFERATNELQDKLTETNRRVEELIIENSRLSRALVVKEKLIEDQRKHKSRADAEFTALMARLDVIEKENAFLKYEFHVVKKELEIRNEEMEYNRRLADLAHKQHLDSVKRITKLEAECQKLLIVEEENMVLKAIMIHSSNLARSQTSSRPTEVEIPSMELVRSSQISSELSVTSGFDIGSIDGNSSYCSWTNGLVSESEVTVQRRVKNQMQHNVITVPEMRLMDDFEEMEKLALVSGDGYNQVSDHCGFSNTKGMNSRDMVAEGSSDWLQVVLHAIFEHKRVSDRSLDEILEDIEITLSTFNKPACSMHTIESDTLDVNRYIAWKSLNTSPTAGAVCGASSVETLTGTTKKQHCHSNLRKSICKIIELIEGTALTSYNTSSSSRNQTPKQLAGHEEYFVRVFQCQSSELETVLEQFLCTCDDLLNQRADLENFAEELSFALDWIVNNCVTPKEASSAGNEIKRHFGCNIWCSLEEENKRLKSDLKNMEARLESETRKSEALTLQLRESDESIGSLQAELKKLKESNDMMEDQVENQKSINEDLETQITVSKAKLNETFQKCSSLEVELEYKNNCCEELEEACFELQLQLESVAKKETPKYVTHQEGKQSQNGWEITAASVKLAECQETIMNIGKQLKVLASPHDAALLHRVFSNKGGGAAATTVINNRRVNKRFSLRDQMLADGGAKEEGLQSPNIQGTLYIHEVGNSSFPQPNNCNNMQASGLLLKASEAYLGSKNESGNAGIMALAIVPSKKQGFGFLRRLLFGKKKGHNKKSCHQETEQ from the exons atggaAGCTTGGGTTTTTGCTTCAA AAATCAAAGTCATGGAtcagaaaacatggctttggaGGAAAAAATCTTCTTTGAAGCGAATTGATGAAGAG GTACAAATGCCTGATAGTGGACGAGATAGAATTGTGAAAAATCTAAATGAAAAGCTTGCTTCAGTTCTCCTTGACTGTCATGCTAAGGAGGATGTGGTGACAGAAAATGTGCAAATGATACAAGAATCCAATGCAG GTAGGGAGAAGGCAGAAGAAGCTGATGTAACCCTTTTAAAGGAAGGGATTGATGAAGCTTTGAGGCAGGGAAAAATGGCAGATGAAAAGTTAGCTCACTCAGATGCTGCCATGAAGGCATCGAGTGAGTTCGAGAGAGCAACAAATGAATTACAAGACAAGCTGACAGAGACAAACAGGAGGGTCGAAGAGTTGATCATTGAGAACTCTCGTCTGAGTAGGGCCCTAGTggtgaaagaaaaattaattgaagATCAGCGGAAGCACAAGTCTCGGGCGGATGCGGAATTCACTGCACTAATGGCTAGATTAGATGTCATTGAAAAGGAGAACGCGTTTCTGAAATATGAGTTTCATGTTGTCAAGAAGGAGCTTGAGATCAGAAACGAAGAGATGGAATACAATCGTAGATTAGCTGATTTAGCTCATAAGCAACATTTGGACAGTGTAAAGAGGATAACCAAGTTGGAAGCTGAATGCCAGAAATTACTTATTGTGGAAGAAGAGAACATGGTTCTTAAGGCAATAATGATCCATTCATCGAACTTAGCACGTTCTCAAACATCATCCAGGCCGACTGAGGTTGAGATCCCGTCCATGGAGCTGGTAAGGAGTAGTCAAATATCAAGTGAACTATCTGTAACATCAGGTTTTGATATTGGAAGTATTGATGGAAACAGCTCTTATTGTTCATGGACTAATGGTTTGGTTTCGGAATCTGAAGTGACTGTACAGAGGAGAGTTAAGAATCAGATGCAGCATAACGTCATTACGGTTCCAGAAATGAGATTAATGGATGATTTTGAAGAGATGGAAAAATTAGCCTTAGTTTCTGGAGATGGATATAATCAAGTGTCTGATCACTGTGGCTTCAGCAACACAAAAGGGATGAACTCAAGAGATATGGTAGCTGAAGGATCCTCTGATTGGCTTCAGGTTGTTTTGCATGCCATCTTCGAGCACAAACGTGTTTCAGACCGAAGTTTAGATGAAATTCTCGAGGACATTGAAATCACTTTGTCTACTTTTAATAAACCAGCATGTTCAATGCATACCATAGAATCTGATACTCTTGATGTCAATCGCTACATTGCCTGGAAATCTCTGAACACATCTCCGACTGCAGGTGCGGTATGCGGTGCCTCTAGTGTTGAGACCTTGACCGGAACAACAAAGAAGCAACACTGTCATTCTAATCTGAGAAAGTCAATCTGTAAAATCATTGAGTTGATTGAAGGAACTGCTCTAACATCTTACAATACCTCAAGTAGTTCCAGAAATCAAACTCCCAAACAATTAGCAGGTCATGAAGAGTACTTTGTCCGCGTTTTTCAATGCCAAAGTTCTGAATTAGAAACTGTTTTAGAACAGTTTCTTTGTACATGTGATGATCTGTTGAATCAAAGGGCTGATCTTGAAAATTTTGCTGAAGAACTCTCATTTGCTTTAGACTGGATTGTGAACAATTGTGTTACTCCTAAGGAAGCTTCAAGTGCAGGGAATGAGATCAAAAGGCATTTTGGTTGCAATATTTGGTGTAGCCtggaagaagaaaacaagaGATTAAAATCTGATTTGAAGAATATGGAAGCCAGGCTCGAGTCAGAAACTCGCAAGAGTGAGGCCTTGACGTTACAACTTCGTGAATCAGACGAAAGCATTGGAAGCTTACAAGCAGAACTTAAGAAGCTAAAAGAATCAAACGATATGATGGAGGATCAGGTTGAAAATCAGAAATCAATAAATGAAGATCTCGAAACCCAAATCACAGTTTCCAAAGCTAAACTGAACGAAACCTTCCAGAAATGTTCTTCTTTGGAAGTCGAGTTGGAGTACAAAAATAACTGTTGTGAGGAGCTAGAAGAGGCATGTTTTGAGCTTCAACTCCAGTTAGAGAG TGTGGCAAAGAAAGAAACACCGAAATATGTCACGCATCAAGAGGGCAAGCAATCTCAAAAT GGTTGGGAAATTACTGCAGCTTCAGTCAAGTTAGCAGAGTGCCAAGAAACAATTATGAACATAGGTAAGCAACTAAAGGTGTTGGCCTCACCGCATGATGCAGCTCTCCTTCACAGGGTTTTCTCCAACAAGGGTGGGGGTGCTGCTGCCACCACTGTAATAAACAATAGAAGGGTGAACAAACGCTTCTCCTTGCGCGATCAAATGCTGGCTGATGGTGGTGCTAAAGAAGAAGGGCTCCAGTCTCCCAATATCCAAGGAACTTTATACATCCATGAAGTAGGGAATTCCTCCTTTCCACAACCCAATAACTGCAACAACATGCAAGCTTCAGGTTTGCTGTTAAAGGCATCAGAAGCATATCTTGGTTCCAAGAATGAAAGTGGAAATGCTGGAATTATGGCTTTGGCAATAGTGCCAAGCAAGAAGCAAGGATTTGGTTTCCTAAGGAGGCTGCTTTTTGGAAAGAAGAAAGGTCACAATAAGAAATCTTGTCACCAAGAGACTGAGCAGTGA
- the LOC105783318 gene encoding filament-like plant protein 7 isoform X2 gives MDQKTWLWRKKSSLKRIDEEVQMPDSGRDRIVKNLNEKLASVLLDCHAKEDVVTENVQMIQESNAGREKAEEADVTLLKEGIDEALRQGKMADEKLAHSDAAMKASSEFERATNELQDKLTETNRRVEELIIENSRLSRALVVKEKLIEDQRKHKSRADAEFTALMARLDVIEKENAFLKYEFHVVKKELEIRNEEMEYNRRLADLAHKQHLDSVKRITKLEAECQKLLIVEEENMVLKAIMIHSSNLARSQTSSRPTEVEIPSMELVRSSQISSELSVTSGFDIGSIDGNSSYCSWTNGLVSESEVTVQRRVKNQMQHNVITVPEMRLMDDFEEMEKLALVSGDGYNQVSDHCGFSNTKGMNSRDMVAEGSSDWLQVVLHAIFEHKRVSDRSLDEILEDIEITLSTFNKPACSMHTIESDTLDVNRYIAWKSLNTSPTAGAVCGASSVETLTGTTKKQHCHSNLRKSICKIIELIEGTALTSYNTSSSSRNQTPKQLAGHEEYFVRVFQCQSSELETVLEQFLCTCDDLLNQRADLENFAEELSFALDWIVNNCVTPKEASSAGNEIKRHFGCNIWCSLEEENKRLKSDLKNMEARLESETRKSEALTLQLRESDESIGSLQAELKKLKESNDMMEDQVENQKSINEDLETQITVSKAKLNETFQKCSSLEVELEYKNNCCEELEEACFELQLQLESVAKKETPKYVTHQEGKQSQNGWEITAASVKLAECQETIMNIGKQLKVLASPHDAALLHRVFSNKGGGAAATTVINNRRVNKRFSLRDQMLADGGAKEEGLQSPNIQGTLYIHEVGNSSFPQPNNCNNMQASGLLLKASEAYLGSKNESGNAGIMALAIVPSKKQGFGFLRRLLFGKKKGHNKKSCHQETEQ, from the exons ATGGAtcagaaaacatggctttggaGGAAAAAATCTTCTTTGAAGCGAATTGATGAAGAG GTACAAATGCCTGATAGTGGACGAGATAGAATTGTGAAAAATCTAAATGAAAAGCTTGCTTCAGTTCTCCTTGACTGTCATGCTAAGGAGGATGTGGTGACAGAAAATGTGCAAATGATACAAGAATCCAATGCAG GTAGGGAGAAGGCAGAAGAAGCTGATGTAACCCTTTTAAAGGAAGGGATTGATGAAGCTTTGAGGCAGGGAAAAATGGCAGATGAAAAGTTAGCTCACTCAGATGCTGCCATGAAGGCATCGAGTGAGTTCGAGAGAGCAACAAATGAATTACAAGACAAGCTGACAGAGACAAACAGGAGGGTCGAAGAGTTGATCATTGAGAACTCTCGTCTGAGTAGGGCCCTAGTggtgaaagaaaaattaattgaagATCAGCGGAAGCACAAGTCTCGGGCGGATGCGGAATTCACTGCACTAATGGCTAGATTAGATGTCATTGAAAAGGAGAACGCGTTTCTGAAATATGAGTTTCATGTTGTCAAGAAGGAGCTTGAGATCAGAAACGAAGAGATGGAATACAATCGTAGATTAGCTGATTTAGCTCATAAGCAACATTTGGACAGTGTAAAGAGGATAACCAAGTTGGAAGCTGAATGCCAGAAATTACTTATTGTGGAAGAAGAGAACATGGTTCTTAAGGCAATAATGATCCATTCATCGAACTTAGCACGTTCTCAAACATCATCCAGGCCGACTGAGGTTGAGATCCCGTCCATGGAGCTGGTAAGGAGTAGTCAAATATCAAGTGAACTATCTGTAACATCAGGTTTTGATATTGGAAGTATTGATGGAAACAGCTCTTATTGTTCATGGACTAATGGTTTGGTTTCGGAATCTGAAGTGACTGTACAGAGGAGAGTTAAGAATCAGATGCAGCATAACGTCATTACGGTTCCAGAAATGAGATTAATGGATGATTTTGAAGAGATGGAAAAATTAGCCTTAGTTTCTGGAGATGGATATAATCAAGTGTCTGATCACTGTGGCTTCAGCAACACAAAAGGGATGAACTCAAGAGATATGGTAGCTGAAGGATCCTCTGATTGGCTTCAGGTTGTTTTGCATGCCATCTTCGAGCACAAACGTGTTTCAGACCGAAGTTTAGATGAAATTCTCGAGGACATTGAAATCACTTTGTCTACTTTTAATAAACCAGCATGTTCAATGCATACCATAGAATCTGATACTCTTGATGTCAATCGCTACATTGCCTGGAAATCTCTGAACACATCTCCGACTGCAGGTGCGGTATGCGGTGCCTCTAGTGTTGAGACCTTGACCGGAACAACAAAGAAGCAACACTGTCATTCTAATCTGAGAAAGTCAATCTGTAAAATCATTGAGTTGATTGAAGGAACTGCTCTAACATCTTACAATACCTCAAGTAGTTCCAGAAATCAAACTCCCAAACAATTAGCAGGTCATGAAGAGTACTTTGTCCGCGTTTTTCAATGCCAAAGTTCTGAATTAGAAACTGTTTTAGAACAGTTTCTTTGTACATGTGATGATCTGTTGAATCAAAGGGCTGATCTTGAAAATTTTGCTGAAGAACTCTCATTTGCTTTAGACTGGATTGTGAACAATTGTGTTACTCCTAAGGAAGCTTCAAGTGCAGGGAATGAGATCAAAAGGCATTTTGGTTGCAATATTTGGTGTAGCCtggaagaagaaaacaagaGATTAAAATCTGATTTGAAGAATATGGAAGCCAGGCTCGAGTCAGAAACTCGCAAGAGTGAGGCCTTGACGTTACAACTTCGTGAATCAGACGAAAGCATTGGAAGCTTACAAGCAGAACTTAAGAAGCTAAAAGAATCAAACGATATGATGGAGGATCAGGTTGAAAATCAGAAATCAATAAATGAAGATCTCGAAACCCAAATCACAGTTTCCAAAGCTAAACTGAACGAAACCTTCCAGAAATGTTCTTCTTTGGAAGTCGAGTTGGAGTACAAAAATAACTGTTGTGAGGAGCTAGAAGAGGCATGTTTTGAGCTTCAACTCCAGTTAGAGAG TGTGGCAAAGAAAGAAACACCGAAATATGTCACGCATCAAGAGGGCAAGCAATCTCAAAAT GGTTGGGAAATTACTGCAGCTTCAGTCAAGTTAGCAGAGTGCCAAGAAACAATTATGAACATAGGTAAGCAACTAAAGGTGTTGGCCTCACCGCATGATGCAGCTCTCCTTCACAGGGTTTTCTCCAACAAGGGTGGGGGTGCTGCTGCCACCACTGTAATAAACAATAGAAGGGTGAACAAACGCTTCTCCTTGCGCGATCAAATGCTGGCTGATGGTGGTGCTAAAGAAGAAGGGCTCCAGTCTCCCAATATCCAAGGAACTTTATACATCCATGAAGTAGGGAATTCCTCCTTTCCACAACCCAATAACTGCAACAACATGCAAGCTTCAGGTTTGCTGTTAAAGGCATCAGAAGCATATCTTGGTTCCAAGAATGAAAGTGGAAATGCTGGAATTATGGCTTTGGCAATAGTGCCAAGCAAGAAGCAAGGATTTGGTTTCCTAAGGAGGCTGCTTTTTGGAAAGAAGAAAGGTCACAATAAGAAATCTTGTCACCAAGAGACTGAGCAGTGA
- the LOC128036024 gene encoding uncharacterized protein LOC128036024, translated as MQVSDLVRDFELQKMKETETFKEYSERLLNIANKVNLLGSSLADLRIVEEILVPVPERFEVTITTLENTKDMSKITLAELLSALQVQEQRRVIRQERAVENALPVKHQDDGNNRRSKNKKFHTASGESSTFEKKKQQGDETQVANQEEDQLFVATCFTSHEASESWPIDSGCTNHMTHDKELFKELKIVESKKVRIGNGDYIVVKGKGTITITSCSGTKFITDVLYVHDIDQNLLSVGQLIEKGFKVKFMENTCVIEDAIGQKMFEIKMIKRDKLDKKALLGVFIGYSTVAKAYKIFQPQSEKIIRSRDVHFVKNEEWNWDEKNGQSTADLKLEFSISTTGKDENWLNELVDDAPTKGTRLLIDIYARCNIVVCELADFSTTMKDIKWVVAMKEELSMIEKNKTWELVDRPDDRQVIGVKWVYKTKLNVDGSINKHKPRLVVKGYEQVFGMDYSDTFTLVARLDTIRLLLAIAA; from the exons ATGCAAGTGTCGGATCTTGTACGTGATTTCGAGCTGCAGAAAATGAAGGAGACTGAGACATTCAAGGAGTATTCTGAAAGGCTCCTTAACATAGCCAATAAGGTCAATTTGCTAGGTTCATCTCTAGCAGATTTAAGGATTGTGGAGGAAATTCTTGTACCAGTACCTGAAAGGTTTGAGGTTACCATCACCACCTTAGAGAACACGAAGGATATGTCAAAGATTACTTTGGCGGAACTCTTAAGTGCTTTACAAGTACAAGAGCAAAGGCGTGTAATAAGGCAAGAAAGGGCTGTCGAAAATGCTCTACCAGTTAAGCATCAAGATGATGGAAACAATAGGAGGTCAAAGAACAAAAAGTTTCACACTGCGAGTGGAGAAAGCTCTacatttgagaaaaaaaaa CAACAAGGAGATGAAACGCAAGTGGCAAATCAAGAAGAAGATCAACTTTTTGTTGCAACTTGTTTCACTAGTCACGAAGCAAGTGAAAGCTGGCCCATTGACAGTGGTTGCACTAATCATATGACACATGACAAAGAGTTGTTCAAAGAATTGAAGATTGTCGAGTCCAAAAAGGTCAGAATTGGGAACGGTGACTACATTGTAGTCAAAGGAAAGGGCACTATAACCATTACAAGTTGTTCAGGTACCAAGTTCATTACTGATGTTTTATATGTACATGATATTGATCAAAATTTGCTTAGTGTTGGTCAATTAATAGAGAAGGGCTTCAAAGTGAAGTTCATGGAAAATACATGTGTGATAGAGGATGCTATAGGACAGAAGATGTTCGAAATTAAGATG ATCAAGAGAGACAAGTTAGACAAAAAGGCACTTCTAGGAGTTTTTATCGGCTATAGCACTGTTGCAAAAGcttataaaattttccaaccGCAATCTGAGAAAATTATTAGAAGCAGAGATGTTCATTTCGTGAAAAATGAAGAGTGGAACTGGGATGAGAAAAATGGCCAAAGCACAGCAGATCTGAAGCttgaattttctatttcaaCCACAGGTAAAGATGAAAATTGGCTAAATGAGTTGGTGGATGATGCTCCAACAAAGGGTACTAGATTGCTCATTGACATTTATGCAAGATGTAATATAGTTGTTTGTGAACTTGCAGATTTTTCCACGACAATGAAAGACATAAAATGGGTGGTTGCAATGAAGGAGGAGTTGTCCATGAttgagaaaaacaaaacatgggaGTTAGTTGATCGACCCGATGATAGGCAGGTGATTGGAGTCAAGTGGGTGTACAAAACCAAACTTAATGTTGATGGCTCAATCAACAAGCACAAACCAAGACTTGTGGTTAAAGGCTATGAACAAGTTTTTGGCATGGACTATTCAGACACTTTCACACTAGTTGCTCGTTTGGACACCATAAGACTTTTACTTGCTATAGCTGCTTAA